In Leptodactylus fuscus isolate aLepFus1 chromosome 2, aLepFus1.hap2, whole genome shotgun sequence, one genomic interval encodes:
- the RAB30 gene encoding ras-related protein Rab-30: MSMEDYDFLFKIVLIGNAGVGKTCLVRRFTQGLFPPGQGATIGVDFMIKTVEIKGEKIKLQIWDTAGQERFRSITQSYYRSANALILTYDITCEESFRCLPEWLREIEQYANNEVITVLVGNKIDLAERREVSQQRAEEFAGSQNMYYLETSAKESDNVEKLFLDLACRLISEARQNALVNNVDSSLPGEGKTISYLNCCNFN; encoded by the exons ATGAGTATGGAAGATTATGACTTTCTATTCAAGATCGTACTCATAGGGAACGCGGGCGTGGGGAAGACCTGTCTGGTGCGGAGGTTTACTCAG GGTCTCTTCCCTCCAGGCCAGGGGGCCACCATTGGGGTAGATTTTATGATTAAAACCGTGGAAATAAAGGGAGAGAAAATAAAG CTCCAGATATGGGACACGGCCGGCCAAGAGAGATTTCGTTCCATCACCCAAAGTTATTACCGTAGTGCCAACGCATTGATTTTAACCTATGATATAACGTGCGAGGAATCTTTCCGATGTCTCCCGGAATGGCTGCGGGAAATCGAACAATATGCTAATAATGAAGTCATCACTGTGCTTGTGG GGAACAAGATCGACCTGGCAGAGAGGAGGGAGGTCTCCCAACAAAGAGCTGAAGAATTCGCCGGATCCCAAAACATGTATTACCTAGAAACCTCTGCCAAAGAGTCAGACAACGTGGAAAAACTCTTCCTGGACTTGGCCTGTCGCCTCATCAGCGAGGCCAGGCAAAACGCGTTGGTGAACAATGTAGACTCCTCTTTGCCCGGAGAAGGAAAAACCATCAGTTACTTGAACTGTTGTAATTTCAACTAG